One region of Metallosphaera sedula DSM 5348 genomic DNA includes:
- a CDS encoding PIN domain-containing protein, protein MEIGRMGTGGSVGILVDTNILMYVYDKVDPFNRIIEYFEYKPIFYIHKLVLQELDILSRKYKNSTKMESRISLARQYLEVYRSWWKLVDIHSNLPTDEALIATARDLGLILFTNDEELRRKALEHNVEIIFMGRQGKIIKSFRTI, encoded by the coding sequence ATGGAGATTGGTAGGATGGGGACAGGTGGTTCTGTAGGAATTTTGGTCGACACTAACATTCTCATGTATGTATATGATAAAGTGGATCCGTTTAACAGGATAATAGAGTATTTTGAATATAAACCCATATTCTATATTCATAAACTTGTCTTACAGGAGCTAGATATACTAAGTAGGAAATATAAAAATTCCACGAAGATGGAATCAAGGATATCATTAGCAAGGCAGTATCTAGAGGTCTATAGGAGTTGGTGGAAATTAGTGGATATTCACTCTAATCTCCCAACGGACGAGGCTCTCATTGCCACAGCGAGAGATCTAGGGTTAATCCTTTTTACCAACGATGAGGAGCTAAGAAGGAAGGCTTTAGAGCATAACGTTGAAATAATTTTCATGGGAAGACAGGGTAAAATTATAAAATCCTTTCGCACTATTTAG
- a CDS encoding translation initiation factor IF-2 subunit gamma, translating into MPWPVVQPEVNIGVVGHVDHGKTTLVQALTGVWTSKHSEELKRGMTIRLGYAEASFGLCKSCRKPDGYVNEPSCNSCGSDEEPEFLRRVSFVDAPGHEVLMATMLSGTAILDGAILVVAANEPFPQPQTREHFVALGIAGINKLIIVQNKVDVVSKDAALAQFNQIKEFIKDTWASEAEIIPVSALHKINIDALIEALERRIPTPKRDMSLDPIMLVIRSFDVNKPGTPSTELKGGVVGGSIIQGMFKVDQEIKVLPGIRLEEKGKITYKPLYTRVSSLRFGDLEFQEARPGGLVAMGTYLDPSITKADSLIGSIVTGANVDIPVLWKITTTYNLLERVVGSKEMTKVDPIRPKETLLITLGSATSLGVVTRAKSDEIEMELKRPLAIWDKKARLVISRQIGGRWRLVGWGQVVL; encoded by the coding sequence TTGCCCTGGCCAGTTGTACAGCCAGAAGTCAACATAGGCGTTGTTGGACACGTGGATCATGGTAAAACTACTCTAGTTCAAGCTCTCACTGGAGTTTGGACATCTAAACATTCCGAAGAACTAAAGAGAGGTATGACCATTAGGCTAGGATATGCTGAGGCATCCTTTGGTCTATGCAAATCCTGTAGAAAGCCCGATGGGTACGTAAATGAGCCATCGTGTAATTCCTGCGGAAGCGACGAGGAACCTGAATTCTTGAGAAGAGTTTCGTTTGTTGATGCTCCAGGGCATGAGGTATTAATGGCGACTATGCTCTCAGGAACTGCCATACTTGATGGTGCTATCCTAGTTGTGGCAGCCAATGAGCCATTTCCTCAGCCTCAAACTAGGGAGCATTTTGTGGCCTTGGGAATAGCTGGAATAAATAAGCTGATAATTGTGCAAAATAAGGTAGATGTGGTATCTAAGGATGCAGCCCTAGCCCAATTTAACCAGATAAAAGAGTTCATAAAAGATACGTGGGCCAGTGAGGCAGAGATAATACCAGTTAGTGCACTTCATAAAATAAATATTGACGCTCTGATAGAGGCGCTGGAAAGAAGGATTCCCACACCTAAAAGAGATATGAGTCTGGACCCCATCATGTTAGTCATAAGGAGCTTTGACGTGAATAAGCCTGGTACTCCATCCACTGAGTTGAAGGGAGGCGTAGTGGGAGGGAGTATAATACAGGGAATGTTTAAGGTAGACCAGGAGATTAAGGTCCTTCCAGGAATTAGGTTAGAAGAGAAGGGAAAAATCACGTATAAGCCCCTCTATACCCGCGTTTCATCTTTGCGTTTCGGGGACTTGGAGTTTCAAGAGGCAAGACCTGGAGGACTAGTGGCCATGGGTACCTATCTGGACCCTTCGATAACTAAGGCTGATAGTCTCATAGGTAGCATCGTGACCGGGGCTAACGTGGACATTCCAGTTCTCTGGAAAATTACCACTACCTATAACCTTCTGGAGAGAGTGGTTGGAAGTAAGGAAATGACCAAGGTGGATCCTATCAGACCGAAGGAGACGCTTCTCATCACTTTAGGCTCTGCTACTAGTCTAGGTGTTGTCACTAGAGCAAAATCAGACGAGATAGAGATGGAGCTCAAGAGACCTCTTGCAATATGGGATAAGAAGGCTAGGCTAGTAATTAGCAGGCAAATTGGTGGAAGATGGAGATTGGTAGGATGGGGACAGGTGGTTCTGTAG
- a CDS encoding 30S ribosomal protein S6e: MADFKIVISDPASKKVVPAKVKVKLVDNVQSEEGEKEGRTLPVCLVNPKTKEKLGADQFITVEIQKQEGDKKVKVKVHFIARESAEVPEGEIHASKGLTEKFGAEEFEAVAYRTKSFQLNVDQGQVNLVGSKIGDNFTLSVGGIALNLAITGGSDNTGFPMRPDVQGAAKRRILLAGPPGFIPTEDGERRRKIVRGNVISAENVQINCVIVR, translated from the coding sequence GCTAAGGTGAAGGTCAAGCTAGTTGATAATGTACAATCGGAAGAAGGGGAAAAAGAAGGACGCACTTTACCAGTATGTCTTGTCAATCCGAAGACCAAAGAGAAGTTAGGGGCAGATCAATTCATTACAGTTGAAATACAAAAACAGGAAGGGGACAAGAAGGTTAAGGTAAAAGTTCATTTCATTGCTAGGGAATCAGCTGAAGTTCCAGAAGGCGAGATTCATGCTAGTAAAGGACTTACGGAGAAATTTGGGGCAGAAGAGTTTGAAGCAGTAGCATACAGGACTAAGTCTTTCCAGTTAAATGTGGATCAAGGACAGGTGAATCTGGTCGGATCCAAAATAGGCGACAATTTCACGCTGTCAGTAGGAGGAATAGCCCTTAATCTCGCAATAACGGGGGGATCAGATAATACTGGTTTCCCTATGAGACCCGATGTTCAGGGGGCAGCTAAACGAAGGATACTTTTGGCTGGTCCACCAGGATTCATACCAACAGAAGATGGGGAGAGAAGAAGGAAGATAGTGAGAGGAAACGTTATCAGTGCAGAAAATGTTCAGATTAACTGTGTAATTGTAAGGTGA